A DNA window from Engystomops pustulosus chromosome 6, aEngPut4.maternal, whole genome shotgun sequence contains the following coding sequences:
- the TMPRSS13 gene encoding transmembrane protease serine 13 isoform X2 produces MDNTPRYNNAPYPPYPGFNPPVHYGANYQPYTIQPGPPPPSYVIERPPSNKLPFSFFSSRASTIFAILVVIVALIGVALITAYKLNAFGNQTSYYQPAEKCLPNKTLCNGIAECSEGGDEAGCVRFRWDNSLLEVMSRKQEDHWLPVCSVGVANNFASYVCQRFGFHENPTVEVVTINDNPSNVGLYTSGSSDTIQGSLDSGACSSGRFLSVRCSDCGIQKKSRIIGGTEAGAGDWPWQISLQIHSNGDYEHICGGTIINNQWVVTASHCFTSSVPLSYWRIVAGTINLDQDRVVSSIAAIFKHEKYNDNTDDFDVALLKLTTPLTFTAGVQPACLPMSQQSFNPNTRCWISGFGKTVATLKETSNVLMNTEVGIISTEVCNSPTVYDGAITPRMMCAGDLRGGKDSCQMERNR; encoded by the exons CGTTATAACAATGCCCCGTATCCGCCATATCCAGGCTTTAATCCTCCAGTCCACTATGGCGCCAACTACCAGCCATATACCATTCAGCCAGGTCCACCACCTCCTTCCTATGTGATAGAACGACCAC CTTCAAACAAGTTGCCATTTTCCTTTTTCTCAAGCCGCGCCTCTACCATCTTTGCGATTCTGGTGGTGATCGTGGCTCTCATTGGGGTTGCTCTCATTACTGCAT ATAAACTTAATGCATTTGGGAACCAGACTTCATATTATCAGCCTGCAGAGAAGTGTCTTCCCAACAAAACTCTGTGCAATGGAATCGCTGAGTGCTCGGAGGGAGGGGACGAGGCCGGATGCG TGCGCTTCAGGTGGGACAACTCCCTGCTTGAGGTTATGTCCCGGAAACAGGAGGACCATTGGTTACCAGTGTGTTCTGTGGGAGTCGCCAACAACTTTGCTTCTTACGTGTGCCAACGGTTTGGATTTCACGA AAACCCAACCGTAGAGGTGGTGACCATAAATGACAATCCTTCCAATGTAGGGCTTTACACCTCTGGATCTTCTGACACCATCCAAGGAAGCCTGGACAG TGGCGCGTGTTCCAGTGGCCGATTCCTCTCCGTGAGATGCTCAG ACTGCGGGATCCAGAAGAAGAGCAGAATAATCGGAGGGACAGAGGCCGGCGCCGGAGACTGGCCCTGGCAAATCAGCCTACAGATCCACTCCAATGGGGACTATGAACACATATGTGGAGGGACAATTATCAACAACCAATGGGTGGTGACCGCCTCTCACTGCTTCACCAG CTCAGTGCCCCTCAGTTACTGGAGGATAGTAGCCGGCACCATCAATCTGGACCAGGACCGTGTGGTGTCGTCTATCGCAGCCATTTTTAAACACGAGAAGTACAACGACAACACCGATGACTTTGATGTGGCGCTGTTGAAATTAACCACCCCATTAACTTTCACAG CTGGTGTTCAGCCCGCTTGTCTTCCCATGAGCCAGCAGAGCTTCAACCCCAATACCCGATGCTGGATCAGTGGTTTTGGTAAAACTGTAGCTACTTTAA AGGAGACGTCTAACGTCCTGATGAACACAGAAGTGGGCATCATCAGCACCGAGGTGTGTAATAGTCCTACTGTTTACGATGGAGCCATTACTCCCAGAATGATGTGCGCTGGGGACCTCAGGGGCGGAAAGGATTCATGCCAG